In the Acidimicrobiales bacterium genome, one interval contains:
- a CDS encoding dehydrogenase E1 component subunit alpha/beta translates to MAKAHRADPAELVRDEDHRHQRNGHKDHKDHKDKDRERDKDKRRGRDDDGQPTYRGYRCSELVDDFRMACVSRALDDREISLQKQSRVFFQISGAGHEALLLGLARHLRPGYDWFFPYYRDRSLMLGLGVTPTEILLQAVGSSEDPASGGRQMPCHWGHRRLNVVSQSSPTGSQCIPAVGCAEASRYIAGRSLPGCDAHGDELTYVSLGEGATSEGEFWESLNTACRLHLPVLYVVADNGYAISVRAEDQSPAPISEMVRGFRGLAITKFDGRDYFTARKKGAKAIARVRAGEGPGLIHATVTRPYSHSAADTQSKYRPVEELQAEAEHDPIDTFERELVEAGVLSEEEAAAVREEAKAIVQAAAREALAAARPDPATVLEHVYVVPDIPGDGRLTEAAVDPEAETVTFGEAIRRTLHELMAADERIRVFGEDVADAPAEVVDQVEGKGGVFGTTHGLQKQFGIARCFNTPLAEANIVGRAVGQAVRGLRPFPEVQFFDYIWPAMTQIKSEAATMRWRSNGEFHCPLVLRVPIGGYLTGGSIWHSQCGESIFTHVPGLIVMFPSRARDAVGLLRAAHRCEDPVLFLEHKHLLRQPYARDPMPPDDFVIPLGRGDVVREGTDLTIVTYGATVERSRRAAQMIEEEDGWSVEIVDLRCLVPWDKDLVAERVARTGRVLVVHEDIVTSGFGAEVAAWIAEACFTDLDAPVARVGAKDCHVAYEPTLEHEILPQPEDIAEAARRVLGF, encoded by the coding sequence ATGGCGAAGGCGCACCGAGCCGACCCGGCTGAGCTCGTCCGGGACGAGGACCACCGCCACCAGCGCAACGGCCACAAGGACCACAAGGACCACAAGGACAAGGACCGGGAGCGGGACAAGGACAAGCGCCGCGGCCGGGACGACGACGGCCAGCCCACCTACCGGGGCTACCGCTGCTCCGAGCTCGTCGACGACTTCCGGATGGCCTGCGTCTCCCGGGCCCTCGACGACCGGGAGATCAGCCTCCAGAAGCAGAGCCGGGTGTTCTTCCAGATCTCGGGCGCCGGCCACGAGGCCCTGCTGCTCGGCCTCGCCCGCCACCTCCGGCCCGGCTACGACTGGTTCTTCCCGTACTACCGCGACCGCTCGCTGATGCTCGGCCTCGGCGTGACGCCCACCGAGATCCTCCTCCAGGCCGTCGGGTCGTCGGAGGACCCGGCGTCGGGCGGCCGGCAGATGCCCTGCCACTGGGGGCACCGGCGGCTGAACGTCGTGTCCCAGTCGAGCCCGACGGGCAGCCAGTGCATCCCCGCCGTCGGGTGCGCCGAGGCGTCCCGCTACATCGCCGGCCGCAGCCTCCCCGGCTGCGACGCCCACGGCGACGAGCTCACCTACGTGTCCCTCGGCGAGGGGGCCACCTCCGAGGGCGAGTTCTGGGAGAGCCTGAACACGGCCTGCCGCCTGCACCTCCCGGTCCTGTACGTGGTGGCCGACAACGGCTACGCCATCTCGGTACGGGCCGAGGACCAGTCGCCGGCCCCGATCTCGGAGATGGTGCGCGGCTTCCGGGGCCTCGCCATCACCAAGTTCGACGGGCGGGACTACTTCACCGCCCGGAAGAAGGGCGCCAAGGCCATCGCCCGGGTGCGGGCCGGCGAGGGGCCCGGCCTGATCCACGCCACCGTCACCCGCCCGTACTCGCACTCCGCGGCGGACACGCAGAGCAAGTACCGCCCCGTGGAGGAGCTCCAGGCGGAGGCCGAGCACGACCCGATCGACACGTTCGAGCGCGAGCTCGTCGAGGCCGGGGTGCTGAGCGAGGAGGAGGCGGCCGCCGTCCGCGAGGAGGCCAAGGCGATCGTCCAGGCGGCCGCCCGCGAGGCGCTCGCCGCCGCCCGTCCGGACCCCGCGACCGTCCTCGAGCACGTCTACGTCGTCCCGGACATCCCGGGCGACGGCCGGCTGACCGAGGCCGCCGTCGACCCCGAGGCCGAGACCGTGACGTTCGGGGAGGCCATCCGCCGCACGCTCCACGAGCTGATGGCGGCCGACGAGCGCATCCGGGTGTTCGGCGAGGACGTGGCCGACGCGCCGGCCGAGGTCGTCGACCAGGTCGAGGGCAAGGGTGGCGTGTTCGGCACCACCCACGGGCTCCAGAAGCAGTTCGGCATCGCCCGCTGCTTCAACACCCCGCTGGCCGAGGCGAACATCGTCGGCCGGGCCGTCGGGCAGGCGGTGCGGGGGCTGCGGCCGTTCCCCGAGGTCCAGTTCTTCGACTACATCTGGCCCGCCATGACCCAGATCAAGAGCGAGGCGGCGACGATGCGCTGGCGCTCGAACGGGGAGTTCCACTGCCCCCTGGTCCTCCGGGTCCCCATCGGCGGCTACCTCACCGGCGGGTCCATCTGGCACTCGCAGTGCGGCGAGTCGATCTTCACCCACGTCCCCGGCCTGATCGTCATGTTCCCGTCCCGGGCGAGGGACGCGGTCGGCCTCCTCCGGGCCGCCCACCGCTGCGAGGACCCGGTGCTGTTCCTCGAGCACAAGCACCTGCTCCGCCAGCCCTACGCCCGGGACCCGATGCCGCCGGACGACTTCGTCATCCCGCTCGGCCGGGGCGACGTCGTCCGCGAGGGCACCGACCTCACGATCGTCACCTACGGCGCCACCGTGGAGCGCAGCCGGCGGGCCGCCCAGATGATCGAGGAGGAGGACGGCTGGTCGGTCGAGATCGTCGACCTCCGGTGCCTGGTGCCCTGGGACAAGGACCTCGTCGCCGAGCGGGTGGCCCGCACCGGCCGGGTGCTCGTCGTCCACGAGGACATCGTCACCTCCGGGTTCGGCGCGGAGGTGGCGGCCTGGATCGCCGAGGCCTGCTTCACCGACCTCGACGCGCCGGTGGCGCGGGTGGGCGCGAAGGACTGCCACGTCGCCTACGAGCCGACCCTCGAGCACGAGATCCTGCCTCAGCCCGAGGACATCGCCGAGGCGGCCAGGAGGGTCCTCGGGTTCTGA
- a CDS encoding PKD domain-containing protein, translating to MPRVRGLAVAAVGLGLAGLGLSPATAGAGAGINALQVQAVVADQQCVNGDTVQVTLSAVTESSSTVRYRWDFNRDGVFDTGAVSDPTVIHNYPDEINVNAKVVARNAEGDKDKDSVSFSTLRCTN from the coding sequence ATGCCGCGTGTGCGAGGGCTGGCCGTTGCCGCCGTGGGCCTGGGGCTCGCGGGGCTCGGCCTGTCGCCGGCGACCGCCGGTGCGGGGGCGGGGATCAACGCCCTGCAGGTGCAGGCCGTGGTCGCCGACCAGCAGTGCGTCAACGGGGACACGGTCCAGGTGACCCTGTCCGCGGTCACCGAGTCGTCCAGCACCGTGCGGTACCGCTGGGACTTCAACCGTGACGGCGTGTTCGACACGGGCGCCGTCAGCGACCCGACCGTCATCCACAACTACCCGGACGAGATCAACGTGAACGCCAAGGTCGTCGCCCGCAACGCCGAGGGCGACAAGGACAAGGACTCCGTCTCGTTCAGCACCCTCCGCTGCACGAACTGA
- a CDS encoding transglycosylase domain-containing protein produces the protein MKHLARLLRLVAVLVCAPALLAGTVLVVAPQAVALLTSGSSRLPELNLSALGERSLMFARDGTLIASLHDYESNRAPVRLDQVPEALVQTVLAVEDEHFYEHGGVNLRATARALMENVEAGGIAQGGSTITQQVVKNALLSPEQDLGRKVKEAVYAVRLEDEMSKDEILERYLNTVYFGNGAYGVQAAAETYFGLNVGDLNWGQAALLAGLIRNPGGYDPFLHPEAAESRRRFVLDRLVGLGRITQYENELYQLVPLPTANLSSLPPPKDYFIEEVKQQLLDDPRLGETATDRFNAVFRGGLRIYTTIDPIYQYVAAQARNDVQGTITTPCPRPDGTLGPCFLPEAGGLFTSAVISVEPGTGAVRAMIGGPGFEAYKYNLTTQGIGRQAGSSFKTFVLVSALEHGYIPNDVIDGSGPCKFPNPGGTPDPYEVDNFDDNRGSVGTITRQTVGSVNCAYVRLEQLVGLPNVIDTARRMGITTPLGEPTGDLSLTLGTREVHPIEMAAAYATLAADGVYRQPYLIDRVEDSRGRVIFEHEDDPQQALDPEVARLATEVLEANVQYGTGTAAQLGEQAAAGKTGTAQDSADAWFVGYTPQLATAVWMGAPEGRIPMRNVGGRTVTGGSYPARIWGLYMSEVHSGLPITEFTPPEPPDRAGRFLRLDPEIDLGASGYDEFAAQFAPRPPATYTFTPPPVRPPVTFAPPPPPTAPPETRPPRPPRPPRPRP, from the coding sequence GTGAAGCACCTCGCTCGGCTCCTGCGGCTCGTCGCCGTCCTGGTCTGCGCGCCGGCCCTGCTCGCCGGCACGGTGCTCGTCGTCGCGCCCCAGGCCGTCGCCCTCCTCACCTCGGGCAGCAGCCGCCTCCCGGAGCTGAACCTCTCCGCCCTCGGCGAGCGCTCGCTCATGTTCGCGAGGGACGGCACGCTCATCGCCTCGCTGCACGACTACGAGTCGAACCGGGCGCCCGTCCGCCTGGACCAGGTGCCCGAGGCCCTCGTGCAGACGGTCCTCGCCGTCGAGGACGAGCACTTCTACGAGCACGGCGGCGTGAACCTGCGGGCCACCGCCAGGGCGCTCATGGAGAACGTCGAGGCCGGCGGGATCGCCCAGGGCGGGTCGACGATCACCCAGCAGGTGGTGAAGAACGCCCTGCTCAGCCCGGAGCAGGACCTCGGGCGGAAGGTGAAGGAGGCGGTCTACGCCGTCCGCCTCGAGGACGAGATGTCGAAGGACGAGATCCTCGAGCGCTACCTCAACACCGTCTACTTCGGCAACGGCGCCTACGGCGTGCAGGCCGCGGCGGAGACGTACTTCGGGCTGAACGTCGGCGACCTCAACTGGGGGCAGGCGGCCCTGTTGGCCGGCCTCATCCGCAACCCCGGCGGCTACGACCCGTTCCTGCACCCGGAGGCGGCCGAGTCCCGGCGGCGCTTCGTGCTCGACCGGCTGGTCGGCCTCGGGCGCATCACGCAGTACGAGAACGAGCTGTACCAGCTCGTCCCGCTGCCCACGGCGAACCTCAGCAGCCTGCCGCCGCCGAAGGACTACTTCATCGAGGAGGTCAAGCAGCAGCTCCTCGACGACCCCCGCCTCGGCGAGACGGCCACCGACCGGTTCAACGCCGTGTTCCGGGGCGGCCTGCGCATCTACACGACGATCGACCCGATCTACCAGTACGTCGCCGCCCAGGCCCGCAACGACGTGCAGGGCACGATCACCACGCCGTGCCCGCGGCCCGACGGCACGCTCGGCCCCTGCTTCCTCCCCGAGGCGGGCGGCCTGTTCACCAGCGCGGTCATCTCCGTCGAGCCGGGCACCGGCGCGGTGCGGGCGATGATCGGCGGGCCCGGGTTCGAGGCCTACAAGTACAACCTCACCACCCAGGGCATCGGCCGCCAGGCCGGCTCGTCGTTCAAGACGTTCGTGCTCGTGTCGGCCCTCGAGCACGGCTACATCCCGAACGACGTCATCGACGGGTCGGGGCCCTGCAAGTTCCCGAACCCGGGCGGCACGCCCGACCCCTACGAGGTCGACAACTTCGACGACAACCGGGGCAGCGTCGGCACCATCACCCGCCAGACGGTCGGCTCGGTGAACTGCGCCTACGTGCGCCTCGAGCAGCTCGTCGGCCTGCCCAACGTGATCGACACGGCCCGCCGCATGGGGATCACCACCCCGCTCGGCGAGCCGACCGGCGACCTGTCGCTCACGCTCGGCACCCGCGAGGTGCACCCGATCGAGATGGCGGCCGCCTACGCCACCCTGGCGGCCGACGGCGTCTACCGCCAGCCCTACCTGATCGACCGGGTGGAGGACAGCCGGGGCCGGGTCATCTTCGAGCACGAGGACGACCCGCAGCAGGCGCTCGACCCTGAGGTCGCCCGCCTGGCCACCGAGGTGCTCGAGGCCAACGTGCAGTACGGCACCGGCACCGCCGCCCAGCTGGGCGAGCAGGCGGCGGCCGGGAAGACGGGCACGGCGCAGGACTCGGCCGACGCCTGGTTCGTCGGCTACACCCCCCAGCTCGCCACCGCCGTGTGGATGGGCGCCCCCGAGGGCCGCATCCCGATGCGCAACGTCGGCGGGCGCACGGTGACCGGCGGCTCCTACCCGGCGAGGATCTGGGGCCTCTACATGAGCGAGGTGCACTCGGGCCTGCCGATCACCGAGTTCACGCCGCCCGAGCCGCCCGATCGGGCCGGCCGCTTCCTGCGCCTCGACCCCGAGATCGACCTCGGGGCGTCGGGCTACGACGAGTTCGCGGCGCAGTTCGCGCCCCGGCCGCCGGCGACCTACACGTTCACCCCGCCGCCCGTCCGGCCACCGGTCACGTTCGCCCCACCGCCCCCGCCCACGGCCCCACCGGAGACCCGGCCACCGCGGCCGCCACGCCCGCCACGACCGAGGCCGTGA
- a CDS encoding C4-type zinc ribbon domain-containing protein: MSDLPLLLTLQDHDTTIDQLRHRRDTLPERAALAALAREIEQLDARTAVTAEQRDEIAQLQQRLEDEIDALEAKSASVDRTLYSGSVNNPRELTALQEELAALGRRRSQLEDRVLELMEEREPLDAAVDEAATQRIDLVTRHEQVGTALVEAEAAVEAALAEATAMRDAAAAQVSAPLLAEYERLRTRMGGVAVAPLQGRSCGGCHLTLSAVELDRLRHLPPATVVHCEECGRILVP, from the coding sequence GTGAGCGACCTCCCCCTCCTCCTGACCCTCCAGGACCACGACACCACGATCGACCAGCTCCGGCACCGGCGCGACACCCTCCCCGAGCGGGCGGCGCTGGCGGCGCTCGCCCGCGAGATCGAGCAGCTCGACGCCAGGACGGCGGTGACGGCCGAGCAGCGCGACGAGATCGCCCAGCTCCAGCAGCGGCTGGAGGACGAGATCGACGCGCTCGAGGCGAAGTCGGCGAGCGTCGACCGCACCCTGTACTCGGGCTCGGTCAACAACCCGCGCGAGCTCACCGCCCTCCAGGAGGAGCTGGCCGCGCTCGGCCGGCGGCGCAGCCAGCTGGAGGACCGGGTGCTCGAGCTGATGGAGGAGCGGGAGCCGCTCGACGCCGCCGTCGACGAGGCGGCGACCCAGCGCATCGACCTCGTCACCCGGCACGAGCAGGTGGGGACGGCGCTGGTGGAGGCCGAGGCGGCCGTCGAGGCCGCGCTGGCCGAGGCGACGGCCATGCGGGACGCGGCGGCCGCGCAGGTGTCGGCGCCGCTGCTGGCCGAGTACGAGCGGCTGCGGACGCGGATGGGCGGGGTGGCGGTCGCCCCGCTCCAGGGCCGGAGCTGCGGCGGGTGCCACCTGACCCTGTCGGCGGTCGAGCTCGACCGGCTGCGCCACCTGCCGCCCGCCACGGTCGTCCACTGCGAGGAGTGCGGCCGCATCCTGGTGCCGTGA
- a CDS encoding histidine phosphatase family protein, protein MLILVRHGRTAVNAAGLLLGRSDPGLDDEGARQAGALPAAVADGPPPATVTRVVASPLGRAVATARCFGLPVEVDERWVEVDYGDWEGRPVRSVSAAEWAAWRADPEFAPPGGESLAALDRRVRSACDELLAAAVAAGPGEGGDVVVVSHVSPIKAAVAWALGVGVELAWRTHLDPASITRVELRAGGPVLRSFNERGAHRVPPR, encoded by the coding sequence GTGCTGATCCTGGTGCGGCACGGGCGGACGGCGGTCAACGCCGCCGGGCTCCTGCTCGGACGGTCCGACCCGGGCCTCGACGACGAGGGCGCCCGCCAGGCCGGGGCGCTCCCGGCCGCGGTGGCGGATGGCCCGCCGCCGGCCACGGTCACGAGGGTGGTGGCCAGCCCGCTCGGCCGGGCCGTCGCGACGGCCCGGTGCTTCGGCCTGCCCGTCGAGGTCGACGAGCGCTGGGTCGAGGTCGACTACGGCGACTGGGAGGGCCGGCCCGTCCGGTCGGTCAGCGCCGCGGAGTGGGCGGCCTGGCGGGCCGACCCCGAGTTCGCGCCGCCCGGCGGGGAGTCGCTCGCCGCCCTCGACCGGCGGGTCCGCTCGGCCTGCGACGAGCTGCTCGCCGCGGCGGTGGCGGCGGGGCCAGGGGAGGGGGGCGACGTGGTCGTCGTCAGCCACGTGTCGCCCATCAAGGCGGCGGTCGCCTGGGCGCTCGGCGTGGGCGTCGAGCTGGCCTGGCGGACCCACCTCGACCCGGCGTCGATCACGCGGGTCGAGCTCCGTGCGGGGGGCCCGGTGCTGCGCTCGTTCAACGAGCGGGGAGCGCACCGCGTGCCCCCGCGATGA
- a CDS encoding M28 family peptidase, whose amino-acid sequence MAVTSIIATPARAEVADPPPSVCERRVNDTVQALLACVTLAGVREHQAELQAIADQYGGTRAVGTKGFRASVDYVLDQLEEAGYTPEVQAFPFEQVTDLSDFQLTQPQQEDFDPYEDFLAAEFSPETTAQGELQAVDLVLPPTPEPSSTSGCEMSDFEGFEAGNIALIQRGTCTFALKAKNAQRAGAAGVVLFNEGQVGRTDVLAPSGTAERLTIPVIFTTFAIGERLAGTEGAVVRIAVDLLFETKTAWNVLAELQGTDDQVVMVGGHLDSVPEGPGINDNGSGSAAILETAIMMANVTPTHTVRFAWWGAEELGLVGSTYYVEHLPAEELARIALYMNYDMIGSPNYVRFVYDGDGDSFGTPGPDGSDEIEDVYHRWYDRQGLASEDTEFSGRSDYGPFIAAGIPAGGLFTGAEVPKTEEQEAIYGGEAGIPYDPCYHQACDDYDNVDLEVLRQNSDLVAFAALYWAQKADLPGGGDPTPTTLDGHRPTA is encoded by the coding sequence GTGGCCGTCACGTCCATCATCGCGACCCCGGCACGCGCCGAGGTGGCCGATCCTCCGCCGAGCGTCTGCGAACGGCGGGTCAACGACACGGTGCAGGCCCTCCTGGCCTGCGTCACCCTGGCCGGGGTGCGCGAGCACCAGGCCGAGCTCCAGGCCATCGCCGACCAGTACGGCGGCACGAGGGCCGTGGGCACGAAGGGCTTCCGGGCCTCGGTCGACTACGTGCTCGACCAGCTCGAGGAGGCCGGCTACACGCCCGAGGTGCAGGCCTTCCCGTTCGAGCAGGTGACCGACCTGTCGGACTTCCAGCTCACCCAGCCCCAGCAGGAGGACTTCGACCCGTACGAGGACTTCCTCGCCGCCGAGTTCTCCCCCGAGACGACGGCCCAGGGCGAGCTCCAGGCCGTCGACCTCGTGCTGCCGCCCACCCCGGAGCCCAGCTCCACGAGCGGGTGCGAGATGTCGGACTTCGAGGGCTTCGAGGCCGGCAACATCGCCCTGATCCAGCGGGGCACGTGCACGTTCGCCCTCAAGGCCAAGAACGCCCAGCGGGCCGGCGCCGCCGGCGTCGTGCTGTTCAACGAGGGCCAGGTCGGCCGCACCGACGTCCTCGCCCCGAGCGGGACGGCCGAGCGGCTGACGATCCCCGTCATCTTCACCACCTTCGCCATCGGCGAGCGGCTGGCCGGCACGGAGGGCGCCGTCGTGCGCATCGCCGTCGACCTGCTGTTCGAGACGAAGACGGCGTGGAACGTGCTGGCCGAGCTCCAGGGCACCGACGACCAGGTCGTCATGGTCGGCGGCCACCTCGACTCGGTCCCCGAGGGCCCTGGCATCAACGACAACGGCTCGGGCAGCGCCGCCATCCTCGAGACGGCGATCATGATGGCCAACGTCACCCCGACCCACACCGTGCGCTTCGCCTGGTGGGGCGCCGAGGAGCTCGGCCTCGTCGGGTCCACCTACTACGTCGAGCACCTCCCCGCCGAGGAGCTCGCCCGCATCGCCCTCTACATGAACTACGACATGATCGGCTCGCCGAACTACGTCCGGTTCGTGTACGACGGCGACGGCGACTCGTTCGGCACGCCCGGCCCCGACGGCTCCGACGAGATCGAGGACGTCTACCACCGCTGGTACGACCGGCAGGGCCTGGCCTCGGAGGACACCGAGTTCAGCGGCCGCTCCGACTACGGGCCGTTCATCGCCGCCGGCATCCCGGCGGGCGGCCTGTTCACCGGGGCCGAGGTGCCGAAGACGGAGGAGCAGGAGGCGATCTACGGCGGCGAGGCCGGGATCCCCTACGACCCCTGCTACCACCAGGCCTGCGACGACTACGACAACGTCGACCTCGAGGTGCTGCGCCAGAACAGCGACCTCGTCGCCTTCGCCGCCCTCTACTGGGCCCAGAAGGCCGACCTGCCGGGCGGCGGCGACCCGACGCCCACGACGCTCGACGGCCACCGGCCGACGGCGTAG